The Spirochaetota bacterium genomic interval GGACCTTTCAAGTATCATGGAGAATACACTAGCCCTAACAATGCTGACTTTGACCTGTGGTTGAAGGAATGTGCAACCCATCAAGGCATTCGCGACTTCGAAGCGATCGAGGCGTTGGCTTATAATGCAGGTTTAATATTATTGGAGGATGTCAGCATGCCTGTCAACAACCAGACCCTGGTCTGGAAGCGGGGTTAACTCAAGTAATGTAGTGAATTATATAAACTTAAGTTTATGCTTTATTTTCGCTGAATACAGAGAGGTATTATTATACAAGCTATGATCCTTTATATAATAATTCTCACAATGGGGATCTTCTTTCCCTTGCCCTTTACATAAATTGGTGGAATCTCTTGAAACCTATATTTCTTCTTTGCATGCAAAAATAATTCTTTGGAAACAAGAATCTCGCTGGGTTTAGCCAAAGAACACAACCTCGCTGAAAGGTTTACTGCATCCCCAACGCAAGCATAGTCCATCCTGAAACTTGATCCTATGTTCCCAACAACCACATCACCACCATGTACGCCTATTCCTACTTCAAAAATTGGCAGATTCTTCTTTGTCCTTTCCATATTTGCCCTTTTTATTGATCTCATAATCTCAATTGCGGTTTCTATTGCAGTATCTGCCCTCTTCTCTCCACCAAAGTGGGCCATTACCTCGTCTCCAGTATAATCATCAATATCTCCCTTCTTGGATGTTATGATCTTTGCCTGTAATTCAAGATAAAAATTTAGCACCTCAATCACTGTCTCAGGATCATTTTTTTCAGAAAAAGATGTAAATCCTCGAACATCTGAAAAAATAAAGGCTAAATTCATTCTTTTAGTTGTACCAATAGCCACATCCCCCTTCTTCCTTCCGATCATACTTCTGGTGGATCTTGAGACAAATTTCTCAAGGTGATATTTCATCTTGAGTTCATCAAGCATATTATTGAATATATCACCAAGCCTACCAATCTCGTCATTGCTATCAATCTCAATCTTTGTCCCCAAATTCCCAGCGCTTACGATTAATGCCCATTTTTCTAACTTTTTCAAATTCTGTATCATATAATTTAACACAATGAGAAATGCTATACCACAGAGTATGATCATTACCAGGGCAATATTCATTACCTGGCTAATATTCTGACCTAACTCCTTCTTAATCATATCCACATTAAATATTATTGCCAGTGCGCCAAGACGCCTTACATTCTCAACTTGAGAGGATAGATAATTCAAACGTTTGATTATTAAATCATTGATCTCCTTTGCCCTCGCTGGCATATCATTTAAATAGGCATCAATCTTTTTCTTCTTTTGAAGGAATAGCCATTTGTCGCGCCATAACCACTTCTCTCCTTTCTTAATACGCTTATCCCTGTATGTCATAATATTGCTGAATAGCTTTAAGAATAGAAAGTCTATATCCGATGCCTTAACGATAATAGAGGGAAACCCATCCTGTTTTTTGAGCTTTTGATTATTAAACTCATCTCCAAGGGTTTTCCTATATTTCCTCCATAACGAACGATAAATCTGATTTCTTGCCTTTTTGTCCGAGTTGTGATATTTATTATAATATTTTTTGAAATCCTTCAGCAGGTTAACCACATTGCCCCTGTGTAGAAAAATTGGATAGGTGATAGCACGATATCTTTTGTTGATCACTTCCTTTGTCTTTTTATTCTTCTTTTTCTCAGTATAATCATAAAAATACAATTTCTCCTCTTTCTGCTTCAAACACCTCTTTATATAGGATTGAGTAGATTTCTGTTTGCGCATTGACTTTTGGGTACTGAATTGAATTATTCCCCTTTCATCAGTCAGAATAATGCTTACAATATCATCGTTATAGGTCTTGAAATTCGATGATTCCCTTACAATGGTCTCATACTTGATACGCAATTCCTCCTTTGTTGTCATAATGTTCTTATCAAGATAAAACTCAGCAGGGCCGCTTAATATTCGAGTAAGCGTTGACGCCTTCCTATACTTTTCATCCTCCAATAGCCTTCTCTGGTTCATATACATTATCAGGGTAAAAATACTAATTATAACAATCATCACAAGAGATAATAAGCCTAAAAATCTTATTCTTATTCCAAAATATACTTTTCTTATATTTGCCTGGTTTTTATAATCTCTATCAAGCGGTAAAAGCCCTTTAAGAAAAAGGGCAATCCTAGGATACAGCGTATATAAATATTTTCTAATCAAGATGATTACCTTTTTTGTTATTAAATCCTAAAAAAATAAATTCACATAACTCAGTAAAGAGGAATTCATCCCTGACCAATCTGAAGGGTAGGGATAATGAAATAGGCTAATCTACCATCATTCTATCTAATTTGAATCTAATGGATCACTAATGAGAGCGCAGATAAAACTATATTGGAATCTCAGACGCTTTAGGCTTGAAATTCCCAATACTATATTTATCGAATTGTATTCACTAAATAATATGATTATACATTTCGATAGATTAATTATAGCATGTAAAGCAAAATATCTATAATTTAATTTCCAAAGACAACATATTTGTGATTAAAATACTATTGACATCAGACATACACCTTGGACATAGAAATGATGATTTCTATGTATCAGAAGACGCTAGAATGAAAACCTTTAAAAGGATAACATCCCTTGCAAAGGAGCATGACCTATTATTAATTGGGGGAGATCTCTTTGATTATCCAAATATTGGTAAAGAACTTATTGATTTTGTTGCTGAAGAATTTCAAAATATCAGGGATAATGACGTAGAAATCGTATACACCCTTGGAGAAAATGAACTCTATGAAGATGGCTCTATTCCGAATTTTCTATTAAATCTGAATACAAATCATCTATTTTCAAGGATTGAGCACTCTCCCTATTGTTTCTCAAAGAAAAATCAACAGGTATTCATTTATGGATCACCATCTAGAAAAATTGATTTCTCTCAAATAAGAAGGAAGGCAGAAGGTGGATTTCATATAGGATTATTCCATGTAAATTTCGTCCTCAATGATGAATGTATAGATTCAAATATTTCCACACTACATAGGAGGGATATAAAATCTCTAGACCTCGATTTTTATGCCCTTGGGCACTATCATCACTTCAAGGTGTTCAAATCCATGGGCAGAATCATTGCAGCATATCCAGGTAGTCCGGAAGCTACCTCCTTCGGTGAGAAGGGGGATCGATCTGTTCTCTCAATTATTGTTGATGATAATGAAATATCCCAGATAAAGATGTTTACTGTAAATTCTACGATAGTTAATGAGACATTCATCGATTGCTGCAAGCCAGATGCTCACAACACCTTATGTGAGGTCTTAGAGAATAATAAATCTTTTCAGACAATTATAAAAATTATCCTGTTTGGGAAGAGAGATTTCAATATAGATTCTCAGATAATTGAGGGATATGAGAGGGAATACCTCAAAATCCTTGTTGAGGATAATTCATATCCTTCAATTGACCTTTTAATAAAAGAATTCGAAAATGAAAATTCATTAAGGGGAGAATTCTTTTCAATTTTAAAAGAGAGAATAGCCCAAAAAGAGATGCCTCCTGATATAGACCTAATGAATCTGTCTGAAATATTACATCATACTCTAAGGGAGGAGACCCTTGTTTAGGAGGAAGTGCTGTGCAAATAATCGAGTGCATAGCCTCAAAACCCGGACTTTTTGATAATACTATAATCGAATTGGACAATAGGGTTAATATTATCTATGGGGGAAATGACTCAGGGAAGAGCCTTTTAGCCAGAGCCATTATTGATACATTGTGGGGAATCTTCCCCAACTTATCATTATTGAATGGTGACGCTTGGGATAACCTATATTTAGATATCCTATTTTCCAATACTGATAGCCAATACAGGTTTATTAGAGATAGTAATAGAACATTTGAGATATTAGCAAAAGAGGGCTCTGTAGAAAAAAAAATTTATGAAAATACAAACAACAATAAGGAAATAGTCTCAGATGGGGACATCTATAAAAAGCTTCATTCCTTCAATAATGGTGTGAAAATAATAGATTTTTTCAATAGTATTGATATAACAACATTCTTGAATATCGCCTTCTTGCCATCTCCTCTTGAATCACATCGACATGAGACATCCTATTACACTAACCTTAAAAAAATATTAATTGAGGACAGCACTGATTCAAATTTATTTTATAGAAATATAAAAAATGCCTTCGGACAGGAGGAGACATTCAACTTTAATAATCCTATTCTAAATGAAATCCTAAAAACTGAAGGTATTATTAAAGATTGTGATAAGAAGATACAGATAATTGACATTCAGAATTCAAAGATAGATAAGCTATACAGGGAAAAAACACAAATTGAGGAAAAGATTGGTGGTTTAGAGAAGAAACTTGCAGAACTCAGAAATAGAAAGAGCACCCTTCTTGTTATACTGGAGAATGTTATTAGACTTCAGAGTATTGAGAAAAATATTACAGAAATAGCAGAAGAAATCCTATATGAGCATGATAAGACCAAAAGCGTCTTGCGAATGGTTGAGGAGATTGAGATCATGTTTCCTCAGTTTAAAGATTTTAATGAAATTAGCAGGAATAATATACAAAAAATTGAGGAAGCATACAACGATATACGAAGCGTTAATGAGGTTATAGATGATTTTATTTTCCAAAAAAAAGAAAAGAGGAATTGGATGACCAATAGACTCATAATAATTAACCTCTTTTCTATTATTGTAGCATTTGTCACTCTCAACATTGATGCCGTAATTATACCCAGTGGTGACAAAATAACCATACTAGTCCTATTATTGATTCTCTCCCTAAGCCTATCATTCTTATCCGTTTTACCTTATGTATTTTCATACAGATCCAAAGAACTTAAACAATTGATTACTAAAAAAAATTGTATGGGGAAAAGATTAAAATGCCTGCTAAATCAGAACAATATAGATTTAAATGATAATAGATTAGAATCGATATATGAACTTCTTGTCCAGTACTTTGAAGAATATGGCGAATATTCAATCAAACATTTTGAACTTAGTAATGCCAAGGAATCCCTGAAGGATAAAGAATACCTCAACAGAATTGAATGCAGATTAAATCGTCTTATTAAAGAAGAGGAAGCGTTAATAGAAGAGATAAATAAGGATATAATCTCGATGAAGGATGTTGGAAACCTAGAATTAAATCCAGACATAATTCAGGGTATGATATCCAATATAAATTTAAATATAAAAACAATAAAAGATAACATCAAATTAAATGAAACAATTATTATTAATATAAATAAGGATATTAAAGACAATAAAAACTTGTTTCAAAAAAGAGAACAACTGATTGAAGAGAAAGAGGAAGCAGAGAAAAGACTAAAGGATTTGAATACTGAAAAGAATTCTATTTTCTATATCATGGAACTCTTAACAGAGGCAGTTAATCAAAGGGAAAAGAAGCAACTTGATAAATTGGTTCTATCCTCACTAGATAAATTCCAAATACTCACA includes:
- a CDS encoding AAA family ATPase, whose translation is MQIIECIASKPGLFDNTIIELDNRVNIIYGGNDSGKSLLARAIIDTLWGIFPNLSLLNGDAWDNLYLDILFSNTDSQYRFIRDSNRTFEILAKEGSVEKKIYENTNNNKEIVSDGDIYKKLHSFNNGVKIIDFFNSIDITTFLNIAFLPSPLESHRHETSYYTNLKKILIEDSTDSNLFYRNIKNAFGQEETFNFNNPILNEILKTEGIIKDCDKKIQIIDIQNSKIDKLYREKTQIEEKIGGLEKKLAELRNRKSTLLVILENVIRLQSIEKNITEIAEEILYEHDKTKSVLRMVEEIEIMFPQFKDFNEISRNNIQKIEEAYNDIRSVNEVIDDFIFQKKEKRNWMTNRLIIINLFSIIVAFVTLNIDAVIIPSGDKITILVLLLILSLSLSFLSVLPYVFSYRSKELKQLITKKNCMGKRLKCLLNQNNIDLNDNRLESIYELLVQYFEEYGEYSIKHFELSNAKESLKDKEYLNRIECRLNRLIKEEEALIEEINKDIISMKDVGNLELNPDIIQGMISNINLNIKTIKDNIKLNETIIININKDIKDNKNLFQKREQLIEEKEEAEKRLKDLNTEKNSIFYIMELLTEAVNQREKKQLDKLVLSSLDKFQILTDNHYDHLIDYNHISNLITRNEHIENTSPAIIHILLLSIMLSITDFLVDYKLDLPLIIDEPFLFMDDIRINRLKQLLDDISHKRQIIIFTYNPNLKALGSCVEL
- a CDS encoding DNA repair exonuclease, yielding MIKILLTSDIHLGHRNDDFYVSEDARMKTFKRITSLAKEHDLLLIGGDLFDYPNIGKELIDFVAEEFQNIRDNDVEIVYTLGENELYEDGSIPNFLLNLNTNHLFSRIEHSPYCFSKKNQQVFIYGSPSRKIDFSQIRRKAEGGFHIGLFHVNFVLNDECIDSNISTLHRRDIKSLDLDFYALGHYHHFKVFKSMGRIIAAYPGSPEATSFGEKGDRSVLSIIVDDNEISQIKMFTVNSTIVNETFIDCCKPDAHNTLCEVLENNKSFQTIIKIILFGKRDFNIDSQIIEGYEREYLKILVEDNSYPSIDLLIKEFENENSLRGEFFSILKERIAQKEMPPDIDLMNLSEILHHTLREETLV
- a CDS encoding adenylate/guanylate cyclase domain-containing protein — translated: MNQRRLLEDEKYRKASTLTRILSGPAEFYLDKNIMTTKEELRIKYETIVRESSNFKTYNDDIVSIILTDERGIIQFSTQKSMRKQKSTQSYIKRCLKQKEEKLYFYDYTEKKKNKKTKEVINKRYRAITYPIFLHRGNVVNLLKDFKKYYNKYHNSDKKARNQIYRSLWRKYRKTLGDEFNNQKLKKQDGFPSIIVKASDIDFLFLKLFSNIMTYRDKRIKKGEKWLWRDKWLFLQKKKKIDAYLNDMPARAKEINDLIIKRLNYLSSQVENVRRLGALAIIFNVDMIKKELGQNISQVMNIALVMIILCGIAFLIVLNYMIQNLKKLEKWALIVSAGNLGTKIEIDSNDEIGRLGDIFNNMLDELKMKYHLEKFVSRSTRSMIGRKKGDVAIGTTKRMNLAFIFSDVRGFTSFSEKNDPETVIEVLNFYLELQAKIITSKKGDIDDYTGDEVMAHFGGEKRADTAIETAIEIMRSIKRANMERTKKNLPIFEVGIGVHGGDVVVGNIGSSFRMDYACVGDAVNLSARLCSLAKPSEILVSKELFLHAKKKYRFQEIPPIYVKGKGKKIPIVRIII